In Zonotrichia albicollis isolate bZonAlb1 chromosome 9, bZonAlb1.hap1, whole genome shotgun sequence, the DNA window gggagctggtttcgccattaaaaagagcaaagtaaagggaccagctcgtgagattcagttcctgggagtgaagtggcaagatggacggtgtcagattcctacagatgtcatcaacaagatcacagcaatgtctccacccaccaataagaaagagacacaagctttcttgggtgcaataggtttttggaggatgcatattcctgagtacagtcagatcgtgagccctctctacctggtcacccgcaagaagaacaatttccagtggggccctgagcagcaacaggcctttgtccagatcaagcaggagattgctcaggcagtagcccttggcccagtcaggacaggaccagaggtgaagaatgtgctctactctgcagccgggaaccatggcttgtcctgcagcctttggcagaaggtgcctgaggagactcggggttgaccaatgggattttggagtcgaagctacagagggtctgaagccaactatactcccacagagaaggaaatcttggctgcctatgaaggagtccaggctgcttcggaggtgaTTGGTAGAGAAGtgcaactcctcctggcaccccaacTACCAGTGCCGGGGTGGACGTTCAATGGAAAGGTTCCCACCACCCACAATGCCACTAGTGCTACCTGGAGCAAGTGCATTACTCTTATCACTCAGCAtgcccgtataggtaaactgaattgctctgggattttggaggtaattacaaattggcccgaaggtgagaattttgatgtcacagatgaagaacaagaaccagtgacacgtgctgaagaggctcctccctataaccaactgcccccagaggaaacatgctacgctcttttcactgacagtTCCTGTTGCAACatagggatgaaccggaagtggaaagcagccgtatggagccccacacgacaggttgcacaagctaccgaaggagaaggtggatcaagtcaacttgctgaactcaaagctgttcaactggccctagacattgctgagagagagaagtggccaaagctctacctctacactgattcatgcaTGGTAGCCAATggtctgtggggatggctggagatgTGGAAAGAAGCCAGCTGGCAGTGTATGGGAAAACCTATCTGGGCTGCTGATGAATAGAAAGACAATGCCACTTGGTTGGAGAAGCTGCCTGTGAAAGTcggccatgtagatgcccatgtccccaagagtcAGGCTCATGAGGAACAACGAAACAACAAAGAAGTACATCAGGATGCAAAAATAGAGATGTCTAAGATAGACTTAGACTGGCAACacaagggagagttattcctagctcaatgggcccatgatgcctcaggccatcagggcagagatgccacctataagtgggcgcGAGACCGAGGTGAGaatttaaccatggacagtatttctcaggttatccatgattgagagacgtgtgctgccatcaaatAGGCCAAGTGAGTGAAGCCCCTGTGATACGAAGGGTGGTGGTCCatgtacaagtatggggaggcctggcaggttgactccatcacactgccccagacatgCCAGGGCAAACGCTACGTGCTGACCGTGGTGGAAGCCATCACGGGATAGTTGgagacctaccctgtgtctcacagcactgcctggaataccagcctgggcctggaaaagcaagttctgtggagacatggcaacCCTGAGAGAACTGAGGTTTACAACGGGACCCGTTTCAAGAACAGCCTCATCAACACGTGGGACCGGGAACATGGTATTGAATGGATATATCATATCCCCATCATGACCACCTGGATGGTCAACACCAGAGGGTATATCAATTGAGTTGGTCCTGTCCAGTCTGAACCCTTGCACACAGTGGATTGGGATAAAGTCCCTGCGGTACATatgaaaggtattttaggaaagATGGTTTGGATTAATCCCACCTCAGGCAAAAACAAACCCATCTGTGGGATTGGTTTTGTTGAAGGACCTGGTTACACTCGGtgggtaatgcagaaagatggagaaaaccGTTGTGTACCACAGGGAAACCTATTCTTAAGTGAGAACTCTGTGTAAGGTTTCATTGTGatgcagatggaaatagaataaggGGTGGATAATGTCCTGGATTGCAAGGTAATGTGTGTGTTCTATTTCCTTCTGTTAGAGGTgtggcagttatcttctgttaattgggcagtttttcTTTGTCTCCTCCACAAACCAGTCCTCCATCTGGGAAGACATCTGCTGTTAATGGGCTGTTGAATATCATTGCATGACTGAtcaaaattacatcatcccattgtgagatgctccacccagagggaggagccaagcattcctaactggatataatctgagattttgggacaccAGAACAGCCTTTCcctctggattcccagaggagcagcagccttttccattggattcccagaggaagaccaggcctaTCTACACCatcactggatcttcagaggaaggcTACATCCTtgtacaggatcactgcttcaacagaaccacatctgccactccaggagcactgcagccaccattcaatcagactgctaccaacaccctgaccaacatggtgtcaggtcatattctgACTCTATCAGTactgttttgtattactgcattgttcatttgtttaattttcttccctaataaagaactatTAATCCTcatcccatatctttgcctgagagcccccatgcaatttcaaaattataataatttggtgGGAAaggggtttgcattttccattttaagggaggttcctgccttccttggTGCACagctgtcttttcaaaccaagataTTAACCCTTAggggaaaattgaaaatatacaCTCCACACTCAATTAGAAGTATTCAGagccaaaaggctgagaaatggATCACTGATTCCTGTATGTTAAATTATGAAGCCATCTTAATAGATAATGATTTAGAGCTAATCATGAGTAACCAACTCAAACCTCCCCAGTTTTGTATGGAAAACCAGATGAGGAACAAATACATGATTGCCTAGAGGTTATAAACTATCAAACTAAAGGAAGAGAGGACCTAACAGATCAACCACTCCAGGGTGGAAAACAATTGTACATCCATGGATCTTCATGAGAAATAATGGGGCACAGGGTATTGGGGTATGCTATAGTGGATGAAGGATTGGTAGCCATAGAAAAGAGAAGGTTATCTTCCAACTGGTAAGCTCCAAGCGTGGGAGCTACATGCCCTAAAATGAGCTTTGGAAATACTGGcagagaaaaagggaagaatATATACAGACTGAAAATACACTTTTGGAGTAGTGCATAACttcagaaaaatttgggaagagagggggctattaaattcaaagggaaaggggctgattcacaaaaaaatttcttttagaAGAGTTAGAAACCTTACAATTACCAGAGGAAGTAGTGGTGGTGTATGTTAAAGGACATAAAAAGGGGCGACTCAGCAGGCATGAGGGATTAATTTAGCCAGTGTAGAAGCTAAAAATGCAACTgaatcagagacagaaaaaataataatggtaTTAACATCCATAAGAGAAATGCAAGAAGTCCCTGTATTCAGTGGgacagaagaggaagaactcAAAATAGGAGCCAAGAAAGATAACGAAGGGAAGTGGAGATTAGCAGATGGGAGGCAAATGTTGAATAAACCCTTTGCCAGGAAAATGTTAGAAGGCATACATGGAACAACACAGTAGGGTACACAAGTGCTAAGTGATCAATTTTTAAGGGATTGGGGCTGCataggaattttcagaatagctAAGCAAGTGAATGGCTTGTGATATGTCACCAAGTAAATAAGAAAATCATGAGGAAAACACCCAGGGGAGGGCGAGAACTAGCCTTAAGGCCTTTTCAAAACATCCAAGTAGACTTCACTGAGCTTCCCCAGGTACAACGGTAGAAATTTTTGCTAGTGACAGTAGATCATGCGACTCATTGGGTAGAAGTGGTACCCATTGTGAAAGCCAATGCCAATGTTGTGAGTAAAACAACTCTAGAATCAATCAGTCCCCAATATGGAATGCCAAACAGGATTGATTCAGACCAGGGAACTCATTTCACATCAAAGATATTGCAGAAAGTTGTTCAAGCCCTGGGAGAGAAATGGTAATTACACACTCCATGGCATCCACAGAGTTCTGGTCAGGTTgagagaatgaatcaaactCTTAACAGTTAAGTTAATGATTGAAACCCAAATGTCATGGATAAAATGTCTCCCTTTGGCCTTATTAAGAATTAGAACCACACCCCAGTCAGATCTGGGGGTCTTAccctatgaaatgatgtttgggttTCCCTTCCTGACCTCACCCCAGAAGGTTGCCACCTATGAGGAAGGGGAAGCCAATCCCAAGAAATAAGTGATGTCTATAGCACAAACCTTAGAAGGGCTAAGACATAAAGGGGCAATTTCTCAAACTACCATCCTGGATTTCAGAATCCATAATATTAATCCCGAGGATTGGGTGAGATTAAGTCATGGAGAGATCAGCCTCTAACTcctcagtgggaaggtccctttcagGAACTGCTCACCACTGAATCGGCCGTGtgaactgcagagcagggatggactcATGCCAACAGAGTCAAAGGCCCAGAGGAAGAACCCAAAGAGTGGACTGTAACATCCAGGCTGGGTGAAACAAGATTGACTTTCAAGCAGAGACTGAGAGacaaccagaaaaacaccaagaCGCCCAAAAAGTGGAGTCAAGCTTCCACCAACCAGCCTGAGAATTGTCTTCCTGTTTTCATGGGTGAGAAAAACCAGCATCTTTTGAGGGGAAGTACACAAGGGACTGTAAAAGGTAATGGGACAGCTTCTTCTAGAAAATAAGACAAAAGGAGGATGGCAAGACCAGGTTGGCCCCTTTGTTTGCTACCAAGAAAGCTCCatagccctgctgcaggcagcaaccCTATAGGCATGGTAAGGTAGGGACAAAAGGCCATACCAGATCTCTATAATTTCTCAGTTGTCTTTTAATTTAACAGGGATTGGAGGGCAGAACAAAGTTGGCCTCTGTACTCACCCCTAGGATACACCGACTATGGGTAGCAGCCACATAGGCATGGTAGGTGGGAGTCaaagccatactggacctctGTGATGCCCTTTTGTCCATTCCAAATAAGTGTGTCTAAGGAAagcctgagatttttttctcctgttcccaCTCTCCTTGCCCACATCAACAAATGCTGGTATGACCCATTCAAGAGAGAGAAAGTTTTTACTTATTTGTTCAAGCAAAATGACTTAAAGAAAAGGGTGTTTGTTATTGATGAGTAACCTTAtagttggctctcacaattaagggcTGAATATTAAGTATATGTCAAGAGACATTTTGTAGATGTATAGTTATCCTCCCCTCCCCCTTGCATTGTTATCACAGGATGGCCTCAGCAGttggggcatttgggagggttggcttgttactatggcagcacctgacctccaatcaaggtgtaagacagtgatctccaccactggacagtgaagGAGTCGATTGacaagactttgggaggggctagaGGTTTAAAAGACAGAAcatccattttgtagatgagcacatGTTGACCAAATCCTTTGCTCCTGGTGCTGtattcttttctttattcagtcttctgtgatATTTTGATAAGGTCTTAATgaagcatttaaatttttgaaagtaaaaataGTTTCTCACATGGGGTTGGGGAATGTGatgcaaggttgtccacactgggtcagctcTCAAGGTACAACTTCACTGACCTGGCCAGACCTCCTTAGGAGAGACCCTggatcaatatcaatcacagaatacTGCAATCACCTCTTGTATAATAAGAACAGCAATAAAAGACACACTTTAGGATAGGAATACATATTTCTTAGaagctctttgaaatatttatttataactgCAAAAGGAAATCTTTCTGCAGAACTGCAATAGAGCATAGGAAAATCAAGGCAGATTGATGGTTTGTCAGAACATGTGTGATcctaaagagccctgtggtgcatttggagctgtgcccaggaacctcagggcctgagaggagattgcaTAAACATTTCCAGGAGTCACAGTCAGAGGAAACACCCAAAGTGTCACAAAGCATGAATGGGTCTTGCTGAGGTCCATTCCCAACaaaggctcctcatggactgcTTCAATGAGAGAATTGATGGCCAGGATgtcacaaaaacctctcagagattCAGAGTGTagaaaggaaaatcaaaagtaccttaaaaaccttgagtatctcaaagtaATAATGAGCCCCACTAAGTGTCAGTActaagctctcaagggactcgttaaagcagataattagGGCCATGATTACAAAAACCTCTCATAGAGTCTATATCAAAAGGGCAACACCAAATACCTTAAAATatctgaagtaccttgaagcattaatgacCCACTGGGTGTTATTACTGATAAAGGCTCTCAagggactaattaaagcagatTATTAGAGGCTGTGACTGCACAATCTTTCTCATAGAGTATGTATCAGAAGGGAAACACcaaataccttaaaataacGAAGTACCTGGAAGCATTAATGAGTCTTAATGAATACTGCAACAGATAGAGAATCTCAAGGgcctaattacagcagataatcggaggccatgattgcacaaacctctcagagactccaaggcaaaagccaaacccaaagtcctttgaaaaacctgcagtctcTGAGAGCATTCAGaggcccccagggccattcctgaccaaggctcctcagggactccttccagcagatcctggaggccactgggatgtgggatagggggggatgctgagggcaggacaaggggctgacagtgcccagcctggctggggccatgccaggaggccccagtggctcaggacaaggtgtctcctcacagcccttggtggcacagaccctgctgtgccccaggacaccaagacttggcttctctttgtccccacctgtcatcactgcctccagttctctgctctgcctggggcctggggacactttctcagttgtgtccctctctgggacccattaaaagtccaagaaagtttggagttggattctaacttggagttctggagaggtttcttcagctcactctcagggactgatgttcagggcctgagcacaaagccccagaggctcattaaagtccttgtgctgtgtctgtgctgctgagctgggctgggctcctggcacagaggcagctcctggtaaccaagaagagcttcaaaagcacatttctcttgacgagcagctcttctgccagcccagcagggctggggcactgcctgtagccaccctgggcacaccacagaggcacagagagcttcaatcagtcagggctgggaaggtgctgagaagtgcttggggcagaatcactgtcagcccttggcacaggaacctttggctgcaggacaatgcagctgcagctcctggaatgatctcctaaagctggaacatcccaatgcctacagaccctgtgagtacattctctgattgtctcttgtgcagagcagccaggggtgcccaggctgccctgcagagcagggtcctgcaccccagggcgctgtgctggggcagggactctgctgcctgccagggacagctctcagccagccctggcagctgctcccagcactgggggacaagatttgggtgggaggagagagctggtaaggcttggaagtgttctcctttTGTGGGGAGGATGCGGCATTATTCAGGACTGCTCCAAGGAgggcatttaactgcagaacatttctaagtagattatacagggagcagagcaaagCAGGGACTATATTAAAGGGAAAATAGTGTTTTTTTAATCTACTGCTCTCTGTTGCTTGGATGGGAAATTGCACATACACAATCATCTCTCAGTTGAGgctgaggaaaataaagaatttgTCTCTCAGATCTTATTAAACCAGGCAGTGccagaaatcagcacagggccctTTACAGGAACATCAGTGTCGCTTTTCAAGCCTCCTTTGTGTTGCTCTGACTTTGCTATccgagcctgcagagccagagctgcccctgggcagtgcctgagctggtaggggtctgcagggcagagctgagcccccagggctgggctgggctctggcagcactggcagggaccagtcctgggcacaggggagcagctgctggcagggacagctccaggcagcagagccctgggcaggcagtggggggaaAGTGTCCCTAGGCTGTGATGGGATATttcaagtcctctccaaacccaactattctatgattatttttttatagATCCCCATGCCAAAAATGTGCAAATGtcaaacagcagctccatcaggcacttcctcctgcttgcattggcagacacgcggcagctgcagctcctgcacttctgcctcttgctgggcatctccctggctgccctcctgggcaacggcctcatcatcagcgccgtagcctgcggccaccatctgcacacgcccatgttcttcttcctgctcaacctggccctcagcgacctgggctccatctgcaccactgtccccaaagccatgcacaattccctctgggacaccaacaacatctcctacactggatgtgctacACAGgtctttctgatttttttctttcttggatCAGAGCTTtctctcctgaccatcatgtgctatgaccgctatgtgtccatctgcaaacccctgcactatgggaccctcctgggcagcagagcttgtgcccacatggcagcagctgcctgggccagtgcctttctcaatgctctgctgcacacagccaatacattttccctgcccatATGCCATGGCAATGctctgggccagttcttctgtgaaatcccccagatcctcaagctctcctgctccaaatcctacatTAGGGAACTTGGTCCTCTTATAGGTagtgcttttctgttttttggttgttttgttttcactgttttctcctatgtgcagatcttcagggctgtgctgaggatcccctctgagcagggacggcacaaagccttttccacctgcctccctcacctggctgtggtctttCTGTTTATCAGCACCTCATTTTTTACCTACCTGAAGCCACTTTCATTgtcatccccatccctggatctggccctgtcagttctgtactcggtggttactccagccctgaaccccctcatctacagcctgaggaaccaggagctcaaggctgcagtgtggagactgatgactggatgctttcagaaatATTAAACTGTTGGCctatttctgcaaatcacttgtaataaaagtaattGTTAATACTTCTTGTCGGTTCAATTTTgacagtttttttctttttttttttactttatataTTGTCCAAAAGAATGGTCATTGTTTCTGCCATTTCcagttttgtttctctccacctccTCTGttgccacagactgtgtcaatgaggggctacAATCTCAGtggctttaaagaaaaaaaggatctcccagcaaagttttctgcagagatgccctttggttgccttctctggagctgcagcagcaatgtctgtgtgcagagctggggcagatcagtgctggcccagcagctgtgcccagcagcagcagcacttggtgttgccagtgctgctgccgtggccctgccccgctgccctggtggccctggtgttgctgcagggcctgagtgctctcggggccgggcacagccctgggggtggcagtgtcggggctgcagcagggacaggccatgggcactgctggggcagcgctgacgcctcagcccaaggcctgggggctccaggctccttgcccaggctctctcaagaacacacccaggccaatgctcagcacagaaaagccccgtgagcagccccaggctggccgtagGCAGGCTGgcggcaaacagcatggctggggctctgcaagggccctgggacagacgggaaggagcagcagagcaggggctgatccatctccagtgcgctgcacagcccagggcagcgtcccagagcgtcctgatggagctgccaacaacatctcccctctgcagccctggcctctcccccagctcacacaggtgccccatccttgcaggcacagacacggcagcactggctcagcagcccctgtttgcattgcacagagcagggggagcacccccatgctgttgctgtggggacatgaacctgagggaacAAAAATGCCATCagtccctggggccagcaagggctgggggacaccagggaaaccactcagctttgtcctggcctctacagtcagccagaaagtttgttcccatcagctgggagtttcctgtcccactgcagatgctgctgctcagagccagggctgcctggcagccacccccaaactgccctgagcattttctttgttccacctgtgctttctttcctcttcccttgTACATatttcttcccattgcccaCCCTGTTCTCTCCCCTGCAAAGAGCCCATCCCTgcttgccctttcctctctgaccccactccccattgcagttcctgacttggcaccatgggaacgtctcttgggcagcaggatcatcctacaagtgctgcaggaattgtctgcaggctcctgcagtgcctggtgctgctcccttgccagaggcaccccaggccaggggggcacatctgggctgctgtgtctggctctgggactccctgttctgggcagtgaggaggagctgcagaggctctgcaggactgacaggatgggctttggggctggcaggagaagctgagggacctgggctgctggagctcctgaagaggaggcccagggctcatcctgcaactgctccaagggtggtttcagagaatcccagaatcagcaagggtggaacaggccatggagatcatcaagtccaacctgtgccctgtcACCgtcttgtctcccctgagcctcctcttttccaggataaaTAACCCCAGCtacctcagcctctcctcacaggtCTTGTTTTCCagaccctccccagccttgttgccgttctctggacatgctccagcccctccatgtccttcctaaattgggggccccagaactggacacagcacttgaggtTCTGCCCAAgcattgctgagcacaggggaagaatccctgccttgctcctgctgcccacaccattcctgatccaggacAGGAGcctttggccttcttggccacctgggcacactgctggctcatgcccAGCCTGATGTCCATCAGtctctgcaggtccctttctgcctggctgctctccagcccctctgtccccagcctgtagagctgcaggggttgttgtggccaaaatgcaggacccagcacttggacttgttaaacctcaccttgttggatttgggcccagcatccagcctgtccagggccttttgcagagccctcctatcctccagcagatccacactcacacccagcttggtgtcatctgcaaatttggtgattttctatttttttcacacatttgataataatttccccaaaatcattacaatattttctcctcttcttAACCCATATGTTCTTCTCTCCTGGAGGTCTCTCTGCTAGTCCCTGCTGGCCTTGGACCCCAGTGTTTCTATGGGCCTGGCTGaactggcaggacactgagactgctgaacttccagttcccttctcacacaatgggcactgtgtggtttccataggcctggggttgtggagaacaagctccaggtgtctGCTCAGCTGGTGGAGATAATTTATCACCTGGTAACATGAAGTCACAAAGTGGGTTACGACATCACAGATTGGGTTAGGTGAGGTCACTGAGCTGCTATGACATCATAGGTCATATCTATGACATCAAAGatccagctgtgacatcacaagaCAGACTATGACATCACCGACTCTGGTGTGACATCCGAGACCAGCTATGTGACGTCGGAGAATgggctgtgacagcacagaacaggctgtgacatcccagaggggctgtgtgacatcccagcagggctgtgtcaggtcactgggttggtcactctgccccagctcctcctcacagtttctcccaacaactccaatgctgtccatgcccagcagagtccctgtcccctgggatccccccggcccacctggagccacagcctccaccaaaggatgttccacaggatccaccccagagcctgacaggggacaagggaccagggctgtgtgaccaggacatcaaggacagggattatccaggtcactgtggcctgggttgggttgcccagggcaggaaagatgtctggcagctggagcagggtctgggaagggcctccaaggtggggctggagcccctgggcagtgagcagaggctgagggagctgggctggtccagcccagagcagggaaggctgaggggctcctcatgccagcctggcagtgccagcaaagaggggatggagaacacagagccgggctcttcactgggggctggtgggagacaaaagccaatgggtggaaggggaaagaggggagatcagccagggcatgaggagatgaaatgagtcaggctggtttccgaatttcctcaacaccaagagcagcctgacctcccttttccatccaccactgacagctttgcaaatcaggaactGTTGGAGCTCTTTTGCCCCTACTTCAGGACGagcatcctgatacaagaaaTTAATgctgtttatatctatcacagaaccacatttgtctaaaattaattttagcatGGAAATCACCTGTGGATGGTGCCCTCACCAGATACTTCTGGGATgttgcacatagctcagggaagagcatgattgttattaaattgtgtCCTTTTCAACCATGGTCTGTTgtccatgaagagaaactttctgtgcctctgagtctcacCAGTTCCTGACCCCCAAAGGCCACAAActtgatgagttgtggttcccactccagtggtggcacctgcacctccctctatttccagagcagagctcccttgtcccagaaagtccctggcaatgcagggatgaaggaaacaggacaggctgtggggatcaggggcagcaacagccagggatttggggtggttgtgagcccagggcaggacccGGCGCCTGGCCTTGGTGAATCTCCTCCCATTGTCCTGGGCCCAtggatggctccagcctggccagatccctctgcagagcttcctgccccccagcacagccacactgccacccagcttgggctcacctgggaactgactgagggtgccctcgatggcctcatccagatcagcaataaagagatatcactgacctgcccaaaatcctgagccctggggacacccctggatgtgactccattcctcagctgctctgactGCCAGGGATCgaatgagggaaatggtggtgtGATAAATGAATATGATTCATGCTAACAACTGTAACTATATcgatattttagaaaaaagtaatagaggaaaagaatatgtaattagtgtcacaaaacagatgttttcagatgttcatGAGATTATAGGATCCAGGATGTAGACTGTAATAAGTAACATCCCAAAACGGAGTAGGCCTTGGGATAATTAGAGAATCAACcttgaaataaacagaattgAAATGATTTCAGGTGCCTATGAAATAAAAAGGCTTTCTTTTGGAATATAATGCTGGCTTCTATAACACATGACTTGGGGCGCATCTGCAACATGTGGGGTTGTTCAAAGAATAGTGACAATGAGGAGAAGCCTCCATTGGATTGACCACCAAAGAGCCAAAAGACCCCTTAGCAACAGTGAGAGCATGAACTGTGCAGTACAGTGACATAGATTTCAAGAATCAAAA includes these proteins:
- the LOC141730229 gene encoding olfactory receptor 5V1-like; amino-acid sequence: MPPISGRETETCQGKRYVLTVVEAITGYAVACGHHLHTPMFFFLLNLALSDLGSICTTVLLGSRACAHMAAAAWASAFLNALLHTANTFSLPICHGNALGQFFCEIPQILKLSCSKSYIRELGPLIGSAFLFFGCFVFTVFSYVQIFRAVLRIPSEQGRHKAFSTCLPHLAVVFLFISTSFFTYLKPLSLSSPSLDLALSVLYSVVTPALNPLIYSLRNQELKAAVWRLMTGCFQKY